One Chitinophaga sp. H8 DNA window includes the following coding sequences:
- a CDS encoding xylulokinase, translated as MYFIGYDIGSSAVKAALLDADTGKCVAAAVSPAREMAIQVPHANWAEQDPESWWQEVINATNLLRQQYTFDPMKVKGIGIAYQMHGLVCVDKNQQVLRPSIIWCDSRAVETGNQAFTALGEKYCLQHLLNSPGNFTASKLRWVQENEPEVYARIHKIMLPGDFIAMRLTGDACTTISGLSEGVFWDFSTQSISAALLEHYKIDPSLLADIVPTFGLQGTLCTAAATVLGLAVGTPVTYRAGDQPNNAFSLNVLQPGEAATTAGTSGVVYAVHDQHAFDDRSRVNAFVHVNNTSEHIRNGVLMCLNGTGILNTWLKNIAGNISYDEMNVIASQAPVGAGGLQVFPFGNGAERILENKNIGATVSNLNFNVHGKAHLLRAGQEGIVFALAYGVDIMAGMQLNIHRVRAGHANMFLSPLFQEAFANTMDVVIELYNTDGAQGAARAAGVGAGHYELADAFRGMECIATIQPEPKKKALYQDAYGAWLTALAQKIN; from the coding sequence ATGTATTTTATTGGGTATGATATAGGTTCTTCCGCTGTGAAAGCAGCTTTGCTGGATGCAGATACGGGCAAATGTGTGGCCGCTGCGGTGAGTCCCGCACGGGAAATGGCCATACAGGTACCACATGCCAACTGGGCAGAGCAGGATCCGGAAAGCTGGTGGCAGGAGGTAATCAACGCTACCAACCTGCTCCGGCAGCAATATACCTTTGATCCCATGAAGGTGAAAGGTATTGGTATTGCCTATCAGATGCATGGGCTGGTATGTGTGGATAAAAACCAGCAGGTATTAAGACCATCTATTATCTGGTGCGACAGCCGGGCTGTGGAAACCGGTAATCAGGCATTTACTGCGCTGGGAGAAAAATACTGTCTGCAGCACCTGCTGAACTCACCCGGCAATTTTACAGCTTCTAAGTTACGTTGGGTACAGGAAAATGAACCGGAAGTGTATGCCCGTATCCATAAGATCATGTTGCCGGGCGATTTTATTGCCATGCGCCTTACCGGTGATGCCTGTACTACCATATCGGGATTGTCTGAAGGTGTTTTCTGGGATTTTAGTACCCAAAGCATTTCGGCAGCCCTGCTGGAGCATTACAAAATTGATCCGTCACTATTGGCAGATATCGTTCCCACCTTTGGGTTACAGGGTACATTGTGTACTGCAGCTGCTACGGTACTGGGATTAGCAGTGGGTACCCCGGTTACTTACCGTGCAGGCGATCAGCCCAATAATGCTTTTTCGCTCAATGTATTACAGCCTGGAGAAGCTGCTACCACAGCCGGTACTTCAGGGGTGGTGTATGCGGTACATGATCAGCATGCCTTTGATGACCGCAGCAGGGTGAATGCTTTTGTGCATGTTAATAACACTTCGGAGCATATCCGTAATGGAGTATTAATGTGCCTGAACGGCACCGGTATCCTGAATACCTGGCTGAAAAACATAGCTGGTAATATCAGTTATGATGAGATGAATGTCATTGCCTCCCAGGCGCCTGTGGGTGCTGGTGGACTTCAGGTATTCCCGTTTGGGAATGGTGCGGAACGTATTCTTGAAAATAAGAATATAGGCGCTACAGTTAGCAACCTGAATTTTAATGTGCATGGCAAAGCGCATCTGTTGCGTGCTGGGCAGGAAGGAATTGTATTTGCACTGGCTTATGGGGTAGATATCATGGCCGGGATGCAATTGAATATACACCGGGTTAGAGCTGGTCATGCCAATATGTTCCTGAGCCCTTTATTCCAGGAAGCGTTTGCCAATACGATGGATGTGGTGATTGAACTGTATAATACAGATGGTGCGCAGGGAGCAGCCCGTGCAGCCGGTGTAGGAGCAGGGCATTATGAGCTGGCAGATGCCTTCCGGGGTATGGAATGTATTGCTACCATTCAACCGGAACCCAAAAAGAAAGCGCTGTATCAGGATGCTTATGGAGCATGGCTGACAGCACTGGCTCAAAAAATTAACTAA
- the xylA gene encoding xylose isomerase, which translates to MSITLGNQEYFKGIGKIKYEGPQSDNPLAYKWYDENRLIGGKSMKELFRFAVSYWHTFCGTGGDPFGPGTKAFPWLAANDAVQSGKDKMDAAFEFITKLGVPYYCFHDIDLIDEGASLREYESRMQQIVDYAKQKQAASGVKLLWGTANVFSNPRYMNGAATNPDFSVLAYAGTQVKNSLDATIALGGENYVFWGGREGYMTLLNTNMKRELDHLGRFLGVARDYARKQGFKGTFFIEPKPCEPTKHQYDYDSATVIGFLRQYGLDKDFKLNIEVNHATLAGHTFQHELQIAADNGMLGSIDANRGDYQNGWDTDQFPMNLNDLIESMLVILEAGGFSGGGVNFDAKTRRNSTDLEDIFHAHIGGIDTFARAAIVAEKVLQQSAYKQFRKDRYASYDSGKGKEFEEGKLTLEDLRDFAIANGEPKQISGKQEWLENIINQYI; encoded by the coding sequence ATGAGTATTACATTAGGTAACCAGGAGTATTTTAAAGGTATTGGCAAAATCAAATATGAAGGCCCTCAGTCAGATAATCCGCTGGCATACAAATGGTATGATGAGAACAGACTGATTGGTGGTAAATCAATGAAAGAATTATTCCGTTTTGCGGTGTCTTACTGGCATACGTTCTGTGGCACAGGGGGAGATCCTTTTGGGCCTGGCACCAAAGCATTTCCCTGGCTGGCGGCCAATGATGCTGTACAAAGCGGTAAGGATAAAATGGATGCTGCCTTTGAATTTATTACCAAACTGGGTGTGCCTTACTATTGTTTTCATGATATCGACCTGATAGATGAAGGCGCCTCTTTGCGTGAATATGAAAGCAGGATGCAGCAGATAGTGGATTATGCAAAACAAAAGCAGGCAGCCAGCGGGGTAAAACTGTTGTGGGGTACTGCTAATGTATTCAGTAATCCGCGTTATATGAACGGAGCAGCTACCAACCCAGATTTTTCGGTATTAGCTTATGCCGGTACGCAGGTAAAAAATTCACTGGATGCTACAATCGCATTAGGAGGCGAGAACTATGTATTCTGGGGTGGCCGGGAAGGATACATGACCCTGCTGAATACCAATATGAAAAGAGAGCTGGATCACCTGGGCCGCTTTTTGGGTGTAGCACGTGATTATGCCCGTAAACAAGGATTTAAGGGCACCTTTTTTATTGAGCCTAAACCTTGTGAGCCTACCAAGCACCAATATGATTATGACAGCGCTACGGTAATCGGCTTTTTGCGTCAGTATGGTCTGGATAAAGACTTTAAACTAAATATAGAAGTAAACCACGCTACCCTGGCGGGGCATACCTTCCAGCATGAACTGCAGATCGCGGCAGACAATGGTATGCTGGGAAGTATTGATGCTAACCGGGGTGATTATCAGAATGGCTGGGATACAGACCAGTTCCCCATGAACCTCAATGACCTGATCGAAAGTATGCTGGTGATCCTGGAAGCAGGTGGATTTAGCGGGGGAGGGGTAAACTTTGATGCTAAAACACGCCGTAATTCTACTGATCTGGAAGATATTTTTCATGCACATATCGGTGGGATTGATACGTTTGCCCGTGCGGCTATTGTGGCGGAAAAGGTACTGCAACAATCCGCTTACAAGCAATTCCGGAAGGACAGGTATGCCTCTTACGACAGTGGCAAAGGAAAAGAATTTGAAGAAGGGAAACTGACCCTGGAAGACCTGCGTGACTTCGCCATCGCCAATGGGGAACCCAAACAGATAAGTGGTAAGCAGGAGTGGCTGGAAAATATTATTAACCAGTATATTTAA
- a CDS encoding S1C family serine protease, whose amino-acid sequence MKEDLILLREIERYLEGEMSVQEKAAFEALRQSNPLINKQVIDHELFLQQLGGYGQRIALRKKLDRIHQSMDMTAARAAAQPVQGKVVSMRRKTFTNLAAAACIALVTSLSTIAVMQNASKNKATAQYEDVRRVLNNIQRSQNALMNDIKNTPKAPKNPGTYGGTGFAVSGNGYIITNYHVVAGADSLYVQNNKGEAYKAVSIFEDISSDLAILKVSDSTFKSHTLPYALKPQNIHLGEEVFTMGFPRDEIVYGKGYISAQTGFNGDTAAYQVSIPVNPGNSGAPLMDSKGNVVGIITGKQTTSDGIAFAVKSAHLKRLLEEMPKDKLPKKEWNHRNNLEGMSRVDQIKKLEEFVYMVKVYN is encoded by the coding sequence ATGAAAGAAGACTTGATTTTACTACGCGAAATAGAACGCTATCTGGAAGGTGAGATGAGCGTACAGGAAAAAGCAGCATTTGAAGCACTGCGCCAAAGCAACCCATTAATTAACAAGCAAGTAATTGATCACGAGTTATTTCTGCAACAATTGGGGGGCTATGGCCAGCGTATCGCATTGCGCAAAAAACTGGACCGGATCCATCAGTCTATGGATATGACAGCAGCCCGTGCCGCCGCCCAGCCTGTACAGGGCAAAGTAGTGTCCATGCGCAGAAAAACATTTACCAACCTGGCTGCTGCAGCCTGTATAGCCCTGGTTACCTCCCTCTCTACGATCGCTGTTATGCAAAATGCCTCTAAAAATAAGGCTACTGCACAATATGAAGACGTTAGAAGGGTCCTTAATAATATACAACGTTCCCAGAACGCCCTGATGAATGATATTAAGAATACGCCCAAAGCGCCTAAAAATCCAGGTACTTATGGCGGAACCGGCTTTGCAGTATCCGGCAACGGATATATCATCACCAACTACCATGTAGTGGCCGGCGCCGATTCTTTATATGTACAGAATAATAAAGGAGAGGCCTATAAAGCAGTCAGTATCTTTGAAGATATCTCCAGCGACCTGGCTATATTAAAGGTATCTGACTCTACGTTTAAATCACATACCCTCCCTTACGCACTGAAACCACAAAATATTCACCTGGGTGAAGAAGTATTTACCATGGGATTCCCCCGCGATGAAATCGTTTATGGTAAAGGCTATATCAGTGCACAAACCGGTTTTAACGGAGATACGGCAGCCTACCAGGTGTCTATCCCTGTAAATCCGGGCAACAGTGGCGCTCCGCTGATGGACAGCAAGGGTAATGTAGTAGGTATCATTACCGGCAAACAAACGACTTCGGACGGGATCGCTTTTGCAGTAAAATCAGCCCATCTGAAACGCCTGCTGGAAGAAATGCCGAAAGATAAACTGCCTAAAAAAGAATGGAACCACAGAAATAACCTGGAAGGTATGAGCCGGGTAGACCAGATCAAGAAACTCGAAGAGTTTGTGTATATGGTGAAAGTATATAACTAA
- a CDS encoding DUF1772 domain-containing protein translates to MHTFINIFLAITTIATALMAGLFYAYSCSVNPGLGRLPDIMYLSAMQSINRAILNPVFFAGFMGALVLLPVCTWLHYGTPLSVRFWCLLAATAVYVIGVFGVTVAGNIPLNQALDAFKIDPAAIEAMARQRAAFEAKWNSWNTVRTVAAIATAILTIIACICAPGEGAKS, encoded by the coding sequence ATGCATACATTCATTAACATTTTTCTGGCCATTACCACGATTGCCACTGCACTGATGGCGGGCCTGTTTTACGCGTATTCCTGTTCCGTAAATCCGGGCCTGGGCCGGTTGCCGGATATCATGTACCTGTCGGCTATGCAGTCAATCAACCGGGCCATTCTCAATCCTGTATTCTTTGCCGGATTTATGGGTGCATTGGTGTTATTGCCGGTATGCACCTGGCTGCACTATGGTACGCCTTTGTCTGTACGGTTCTGGTGCCTTCTGGCTGCTACCGCAGTATATGTAATCGGGGTATTTGGGGTAACGGTAGCCGGAAATATTCCGCTGAATCAGGCATTGGATGCATTCAAAATAGATCCTGCGGCTATTGAGGCGATGGCACGGCAAAGGGCTGCTTTTGAAGCCAAATGGAACAGTTGGAACACGGTCCGGACAGTTGCGGCTATTGCAACAGCCATCCTGACGATTATTGCCTGTATATGCGCGCCTGGGGAAGGAGCCAAAAGTTAA
- a CDS encoding carboxypeptidase-like regulatory domain-containing protein has protein sequence MIHCLRILIVGCFLSIAIVPLAKAQVTVTGMITDKDNNLVLPYASIFNKNTNKRTTSDQGGFYKIAASRNDVLIFSFLGYKSDTLTVLESSGTETLNVKMEVAGKFLKGVEVTTKYTPYQLDSMARREQYGNILNNADSKLVGGRGNTPEGAGITISPITRFSKKEKQKREFKKLFDKMEKEKYIDSRFTPLLVSQVTGLKGDSLQLFMRDNYPDYDTMRVLNHQDLLYWITDKYKAWKK, from the coding sequence ATGATACATTGTTTACGCATATTGATAGTAGGTTGTTTTCTCAGCATTGCCATAGTGCCACTGGCGAAAGCCCAGGTTACGGTAACCGGGATGATTACGGATAAGGATAATAACCTGGTATTGCCCTATGCGTCCATATTTAATAAAAATACCAATAAAAGAACAACATCAGATCAGGGTGGTTTTTATAAAATAGCTGCCAGCCGTAATGATGTACTTATATTTTCCTTTCTGGGTTATAAATCTGATACGTTAACCGTACTGGAAAGCAGTGGTACTGAAACCCTGAATGTAAAGATGGAAGTAGCAGGTAAGTTTCTGAAAGGAGTAGAAGTAACCACAAAATACACGCCTTATCAACTGGATTCCATGGCGCGGCGGGAACAATATGGTAATATTCTGAACAACGCTGATAGTAAGCTGGTAGGAGGAAGGGGTAATACTCCGGAAGGGGCAGGTATCACTATTAGTCCAATTACCCGGTTTTCTAAAAAGGAAAAGCAGAAAAGAGAATTTAAGAAACTGTTTGATAAAATGGAGAAGGAGAAATATATAGATTCCCGGTTTACACCATTGCTGGTAAGCCAGGTAACCGGATTAAAGGGAGATTCACTTCAGCTGTTTATGCGCGACAATTATCCGGATTATGATACCATGCGGGTACTTAATCACCAGGATCTGCTTTACTGGATAACAGATAAGTATAAAGCCTGGAAGAAATGA
- a CDS encoding prephenate dehydratase, whose protein sequence is MRIAIQGFEGCFHQVAARGYYGKQVEIESCASFSELVKKVKQQPDVDAGIMAIENSIAGSILPNYSLLKNSGLHITGEIYLQIHQHLMVLPGQTLADIKEVHSHPMALLQCIDFLEQYPHMKLVETEDTALSAKHVRQKKLKSTAAIAGKLAAEIFELDIIAPNIQTAKNNYTRFLAVSRNGKEPEADANKASVYFQTSHESGALAKVLTKMAQSGINLSKLQSFPIPAKEWNYYFHADLEFEDLQHFERGLKQITPLTEHLTVLGIYKKGKTH, encoded by the coding sequence ATGCGTATTGCCATACAAGGATTTGAAGGATGTTTCCACCAGGTAGCTGCCCGGGGATATTATGGGAAACAGGTAGAAATTGAATCCTGCGCTTCTTTCTCAGAACTGGTAAAAAAAGTAAAGCAGCAACCGGATGTAGATGCTGGCATCATGGCGATTGAAAACTCCATAGCAGGCAGTATCCTGCCTAATTACAGCCTCCTGAAAAATTCCGGGCTGCACATCACCGGGGAAATTTACCTGCAAATACACCAGCACCTGATGGTATTACCTGGTCAAACCCTGGCAGATATCAAAGAAGTGCATTCTCATCCTATGGCATTATTGCAATGCATTGATTTTCTGGAGCAATATCCCCATATGAAGCTGGTGGAAACAGAAGATACCGCCCTGAGTGCCAAACACGTAAGGCAAAAGAAACTGAAAAGCACGGCAGCTATTGCAGGCAAACTGGCGGCAGAAATATTTGAACTGGACATTATCGCGCCTAATATCCAGACCGCAAAAAACAACTATACCCGTTTCCTGGCGGTATCCCGCAATGGGAAAGAACCGGAAGCAGATGCGAATAAGGCCTCTGTATACTTCCAGACTTCCCATGAAAGTGGTGCCCTGGCCAAAGTACTGACAAAGATGGCACAATCAGGTATTAACCTGTCCAAACTGCAATCCTTTCCTATTCCAGCCAAAGAATGGAACTACTACTTTCATGCTGATCTGGAATTTGAAGACCTGCAACATTTCGAGCGGGGACTCAAACAAATCACACCGCTTACCGAACATTTAACAGTACTAGGCATTTATAAAAAGGGAAAAACACATTAA
- a CDS encoding RNA polymerase sigma factor, protein MKTNQNIERDRELLAGVARNDDKALETIYVENFPVILRMVLLNNGSEDDAKDIFQEAIIILYEKAQKEDFALYSKLKTFLYSVSRHLWLKKLQGSYGQSTLTVELEDVTPAEDVMAEHESKDLQFKIMEESLGSIGEPCKTILEDYYLHKKSMQDIAEKFGYTNAENAKNQKYKCLMRLKKIFFEQYKH, encoded by the coding sequence GTGAAGACTAATCAAAACATAGAACGGGACCGGGAATTATTGGCAGGCGTAGCTAGGAATGATGATAAAGCCTTGGAAACCATTTATGTAGAAAACTTTCCGGTAATATTAAGGATGGTACTCCTAAATAATGGTTCTGAGGATGATGCGAAGGATATTTTCCAGGAAGCGATCATCATTTTATATGAAAAGGCCCAAAAAGAAGATTTTGCCCTATACAGCAAGCTGAAAACATTTCTTTATTCCGTCAGCAGGCATTTATGGCTAAAGAAGCTCCAGGGGTCTTACGGACAAAGTACTTTAACAGTTGAGCTGGAAGATGTTACGCCCGCAGAAGATGTAATGGCAGAACACGAATCGAAAGATTTACAGTTCAAAATCATGGAAGAGTCCCTGGGGAGCATAGGAGAACCTTGTAAAACGATTCTGGAAGACTATTACCTGCATAAGAAATCTATGCAGGACATTGCAGAAAAATTTGGCTATACAAACGCGGAAAATGCCAAAAACCAGAAGTATAAGTGCCTGATGCGGTTGAAGAAAATATTTTTTGAGCAATATAAACATTGA
- a CDS encoding pyridoxal phosphate-dependent aminotransferase: MSIQIQVAKRLQHTEEYYFSKKLREIDEMNKAGAQVINLGIGSPDLPPHPSVVAALHENALLPNTHAYQGYKGIPALRQAMANWYQHFYQVTLNPDTEVLPLIGSKEGIMHICMTYLQEGDVALIPNPGYPTYRSAVQLSGATIAEYDLEEKNGWLPDLEALAKTDLSKVKLMWVNYPHMPTGARVNKTFAKALIAFAKQHQILICHDNPYSFILNEHPESLLQVEGAKDVVLELNSLSKSSNMAGWRVGMLCGKAEWINEVLRFKSNMDSGMFQPVQMAAVKALELGKEWYEELNAIYTGRREKVFALLQLLGCTFSKDQVGLFVWAKIPAGYTDGFALSDEVLQKAHVFITPGGIFGSNGNGYIRVSLCKDEKVFEEAIQRIKNIKR; encoded by the coding sequence ATGAGCATTCAGATACAGGTAGCCAAAAGATTACAGCACACGGAAGAATACTATTTCTCCAAAAAACTGCGTGAAATAGATGAGATGAACAAAGCGGGTGCGCAGGTAATTAACCTGGGAATAGGTAGTCCTGACTTGCCCCCGCATCCTTCTGTGGTGGCAGCATTGCATGAAAACGCCTTATTGCCCAATACCCATGCGTATCAGGGATATAAAGGTATTCCTGCTTTACGTCAGGCTATGGCTAACTGGTATCAGCATTTTTATCAGGTAACACTTAATCCGGATACAGAGGTGCTGCCGCTGATCGGTTCCAAAGAAGGGATTATGCACATTTGCATGACCTACCTGCAGGAAGGAGATGTGGCCCTGATCCCCAATCCGGGATATCCTACTTACCGCTCTGCGGTACAACTGAGTGGTGCTACTATTGCAGAATATGACCTGGAAGAAAAAAATGGCTGGCTGCCCGATCTGGAAGCGTTGGCTAAAACAGATCTGAGTAAGGTAAAGCTGATGTGGGTGAACTACCCGCATATGCCTACCGGTGCACGGGTGAATAAAACTTTTGCCAAAGCATTGATCGCTTTTGCCAAACAGCATCAGATCCTGATCTGTCATGATAACCCCTATAGCTTTATCCTGAATGAACACCCGGAAAGCCTTTTACAGGTAGAAGGGGCCAAGGATGTGGTGTTGGAACTGAACTCCCTGAGCAAATCATCAAATATGGCCGGATGGCGCGTAGGGATGCTGTGCGGAAAGGCCGAATGGATCAATGAAGTGTTGCGTTTTAAAAGCAACATGGATTCCGGCATGTTCCAGCCTGTGCAAATGGCAGCTGTAAAAGCGCTGGAGCTGGGAAAGGAATGGTATGAGGAGCTGAATGCCATCTATACCGGACGCAGGGAGAAGGTATTTGCCCTGCTGCAATTACTGGGATGTACTTTCAGTAAAGACCAGGTAGGACTGTTTGTATGGGCTAAGATCCCGGCAGGTTATACAGATGGCTTTGCCTTGAGTGATGAGGTATTGCAAAAGGCGCATGTGTTCATTACACCTGGTGGCATATTTGGGAGCAATGGCAACGGTTATATCCGCGTAAGCCTTTGTAAAGATGAAAAGGTGTTTGAAGAAGCGATTCAGAGAATAAAGAACATTAAACGGTAA
- a CDS encoding aldose 1-epimerase — MTFSIHTYQHAGFEITALTDNSNGTKVEIVPAQGALLHAFIIKHKGGDLNIIDSYDSLQDYQENLRESFKNVKLSPFACRIPDAVYQWQQQEYTIEKTVAPGKAIHGLLYDAAFVITKQETNEHFAAVTLEYSYKGQDAGYPFHYICKAVYRLLPENKLEVTTTIENHGASPMPLMDGWHPYFTTGSPVDELELAFASSEIVEFNAQLIPTGKLLPYRDFQQSRSLAGVNLDNSFMLDFTQSSPLCTLRDPKKDITISFYPGTRYPVLQIYIPPHRKSIAIESLTGAPNAFNNGMGLLTLDSGKSMVFHTAVQVKG; from the coding sequence ATGACATTTAGCATACATACTTATCAACACGCAGGTTTTGAAATCACCGCACTAACAGACAACAGCAATGGTACAAAAGTAGAAATTGTGCCGGCACAGGGTGCCTTGCTGCATGCCTTCATTATAAAACATAAGGGGGGCGACCTGAATATTATTGACAGTTACGATAGTTTGCAGGATTACCAGGAGAACCTCCGGGAGAGCTTTAAAAATGTAAAACTAAGCCCTTTTGCATGCCGCATTCCAGATGCTGTTTACCAGTGGCAACAGCAGGAGTATACCATAGAAAAAACGGTAGCGCCGGGTAAGGCTATTCATGGCCTGCTGTATGATGCTGCTTTTGTTATTACAAAGCAGGAAACAAACGAACATTTTGCGGCGGTGACCCTGGAGTACAGCTATAAGGGGCAGGATGCGGGCTACCCCTTCCATTATATCTGCAAAGCGGTATACCGGTTGTTGCCTGAGAATAAACTGGAAGTAACTACCACCATTGAGAACCATGGGGCCAGTCCTATGCCACTAATGGATGGATGGCATCCCTATTTTACAACGGGTTCGCCGGTGGATGAACTGGAGCTGGCATTTGCCTCCAGCGAAATAGTGGAATTTAATGCACAACTGATCCCCACCGGGAAATTATTGCCCTATCGCGACTTTCAGCAAAGCCGCTCTTTAGCAGGGGTAAACCTGGATAATTCTTTTATGCTTGATTTCACACAATCTTCACCGTTATGCACACTGCGTGATCCCAAAAAGGATATCACGATTTCTTTTTATCCTGGTACCAGATATCCGGTATTACAGATTTATATTCCCCCGCATCGTAAGAGTATTGCCATAGAAAGCCTTACCGGTGCGCCCAACGCATTTAATAACGGGATGGGATTGCTTACCCTGGATAGTGGAAAAAGCATGGTGTTTCATACGGCCGTACAGGTGAAAGGATAG
- a CDS encoding sodium/sugar symporter, whose amino-acid sequence MEKSLHLFDYAVFLIYFFIVAGYGYYIYQKKKKSSTDTKDFFLAEGSLTWWAIGASLIASNISAEQFIGMSGSGFAMGLAISTYEWMAAATLLVVAIFFLPIYLKNKIYTMPQFLEQRYNQTVSTIMAVFWLLLYVVVNLTSILYLGALAINTISGINFYVCMSLLALFAIFITLGGMKVIGYTDVIQVFFLILGGLATTYLALTLVAEHFGQTGVINGFKLMTEHSQDHFHMILKKDDPHYLDLPGLSILVGGMWIVNLNYWGCNQYITQRALGADLKTARNGLLFAGFLKMLMPLIVVLPGIAAFVLHQQGMFQTEMVKGGELNPDNAYPVLLNLLPVGLKGLAFAALTAAVVASLAGKANSIATIFSLDVYKKIFNKDADEKQVVKMGRTVVIVSLLIAIALSNFLGIDKKGGFQFIQEYTGFVSPGVFAMFILGFFWKRTNSSAALFSMIVGFVLSILLKFIPMWVDLSGLYSIGFAVPNAAGVYEIPFIDRMGIVFVICVVGMVIISLADPNSKNNPKGLEIDASMFKTSTPFTIGALIICGLLAALYTVFW is encoded by the coding sequence ATGGAAAAGAGCTTACACTTATTTGATTACGCTGTCTTTTTGATATACTTCTTTATAGTAGCCGGATATGGTTATTATATCTATCAGAAAAAGAAAAAATCCAGTACAGACACCAAAGACTTTTTTCTGGCAGAAGGCTCTCTTACCTGGTGGGCTATCGGTGCTTCCCTCATTGCTTCCAATATCTCTGCTGAGCAGTTTATAGGGATGTCTGGTTCTGGCTTTGCGATGGGGCTGGCTATTTCCACTTATGAGTGGATGGCAGCAGCTACTTTGCTGGTGGTGGCGATCTTTTTCCTGCCTATTTACCTTAAAAACAAGATTTATACCATGCCGCAGTTCCTGGAACAGCGGTATAACCAAACGGTAAGCACGATTATGGCAGTATTCTGGTTACTGCTGTATGTAGTCGTGAACCTGACGTCTATTCTGTATCTGGGCGCACTGGCTATTAATACGATTTCAGGTATTAACTTTTACGTGTGTATGTCGTTGCTGGCCTTGTTTGCCATATTCATTACGCTGGGTGGTATGAAGGTAATCGGTTATACGGATGTGATACAGGTATTTTTCCTGATACTGGGGGGCCTGGCCACTACATATCTGGCACTTACCCTGGTAGCAGAACACTTCGGCCAAACCGGGGTGATCAACGGTTTTAAGCTGATGACGGAGCATTCACAGGACCATTTCCATATGATCTTAAAAAAGGATGATCCGCATTACCTGGATTTACCAGGATTATCCATCCTGGTAGGGGGGATGTGGATTGTAAACCTGAACTATTGGGGATGTAATCAGTACATCACACAAAGGGCGTTGGGAGCCGATCTGAAAACAGCGAGAAACGGATTACTGTTTGCCGGATTCCTGAAGATGCTGATGCCGCTGATTGTAGTATTACCAGGTATTGCTGCATTTGTATTACACCAGCAGGGAATGTTCCAGACAGAAATGGTAAAGGGAGGAGAACTGAACCCTGATAATGCCTATCCCGTATTGTTAAACCTGCTGCCGGTAGGATTAAAGGGGCTGGCCTTTGCAGCCTTGACAGCCGCAGTAGTTGCCTCGCTGGCCGGGAAGGCGAACAGTATCGCCACAATTTTTTCTCTGGATGTTTATAAGAAGATATTTAATAAGGACGCCGATGAAAAGCAGGTAGTAAAAATGGGCCGTACCGTAGTGATCGTTTCCCTGTTGATCGCTATAGCGCTTTCCAACTTCCTGGGGATTGATAAAAAGGGTGGTTTCCAGTTTATACAGGAATATACCGGCTTTGTATCTCCGGGTGTCTTTGCCATGTTTATACTAGGTTTTTTCTGGAAAAGAACGAACTCCAGCGCTGCTTTATTTAGTATGATTGTTGGGTTTGTTTTGTCCATCCTGCTGAAATTTATTCCTATGTGGGTAGACTTGTCCGGCCTTTACAGTATTGGCTTTGCCGTACCTAATGCTGCCGGGGTATATGAAATTCCTTTTATAGACAGGATGGGAATTGTATTTGTAATCTGTGTAGTGGGAATGGTGATTATTTCCCTGGCAGATCCAAATAGTAAAAACAATCCTAAGGGCCTGGAGATAGATGCGTCTATGTTTAAAACATCTACGCCGTTTACAATAGGCGCCTTAATTATTTGTGGATTACTGGCCGCACTGTATACTGTTTTCTGGTAA